Below is a genomic region from Eupeodes corollae chromosome 1, idEupCoro1.1, whole genome shotgun sequence.
TGTCTACATCGATTGAGATAATATGACTGTGAGGGATGGAGGGAAGGGAGAGAAGGGATTACCCATTGCACTGTGTTATTGTTTTATCATTATAACTTTTGCCATTTCGCTAATtgcttatgaatttttgttgtaacactagttttaggttttgatttttttgttgtttggctTTGGACACTGCacttgaaataatttgttgacACGGCGCGggatttatatattatttgacTTTAATTAATAGTTGAAGAAAACACATAAGGGGTGAActgttaatagtttttttttttgtatttttatattgatttggTTAGGTattattctagtttttttttctaaaacagaCAACAATTATAAACAAAGGTAGACAACTAGGTACAATGGGGACAAGACTCTCACGACACGTGCGCTGCGGGTGGAATGCAGATCGGCACTAtaagttcggtcccgttcggacacagccctactgaaccgaaggagctctgctccgccttgtgccatgacgtcccgattgtacaggagtcgcctatccacggttcttcgtctgacgtggtagattaacggaactgccaatctatcctgtatcagaccgcatctatctaaaaagagaaatgcctctgggggaatgaagccgctcaagcgtgcactttcaaaatactcgtcgctcggatagaacgccccgaaaattaaattgttggtcgaagacataggtcttgcaatgtgacctcaaacgagttttatcacgaaattgtcaattctgttgattcgagccccggtgtataggacctcgtttgaatagtaatgcacataagaagattcggctgttcgatataagccggtacagcgtcgtaaacactgccgctcgaacacccgaaacttctccatctgggagggggcaacgttgaaccacacaggacaaccataaacgatcattggccgtatgagggccatgtagcaaattaccttcactctggggtcaagccgactgctaaaaaacagccgttttgtcagagcgaaggctcctctggccctggtcagagcagcatttatatgtctgtcgaaatataaatactgatctaaccagataccgaggtactttcCAATTCAAACACTGCAACTTGTGTGAATTCGCAAAGAGCTTTAGCTTTAAACAAATCCGTTGCAACCGATGGATGTTGCGAAGGTGAAGCTGATGCTAAGGGCCCCGCGCCTGTTGATAGTTCTGCTGACAATAATGATGATGTGACTGAACGTGTTGTTTCTGTTAACACTGATTTCGCTTCTACTCTTAATGGTAAAGTTGATGCTGATGCTCCTGCTGATGTTGTTGGTAAAATTGCTGCTGGTTCTGTTGCTGGTAATTTGCCTGCTGATGATAATGTTGCTGTTGGTGCTGCTGTTGATGAAGATGTTCTTAATGTCGATATTCTTCGAACAAAATCAGATGTTTCCGAACGCCCAcaagttgatgttgatgttataAATGGTGCTAGCCAGCAAGGTACGTCAAAAACTTATAATATCGTTGCCAATAAGGTTATTGTTGGCACCAAATTGCAATGCAATGATCTTAAGATAGCCAAAAACTTGAAATGGTTCAATATTGGAAGTTTTCATCCCAAAACTAACACCGAAGggattattaaatatatatccAACAATCTTGAAATTGAACCAACTGAGATTTTATGCAATAAACTAGTCAAATTGAACGACGAACGAAAGctgaattttgttaatttcaagATTGGTATTCCATTTGAATCATCTAAGAAAATCTATGTCGACACTTTTTGGCCAAATGGTGTCAAGATTCGCCCTTTCTCGTTCAAGCCAAAAAACTAGCAAGATCTGAGGACTCACTGATGTCCTCAAGCCTTATTTTTCATCCATCATGCTCATCCCTGAATGCGCAACccacaaaacttaataaaacatCACTTAATGTATACTACCATAATGCTAGTGGCATTCGAACAAAAGTATCAAATCTGTTCAATAACTCCAGTCACATGGATTatgatataattattattgttgaaacGTGGTTGCATTCCGATATATCTTCATCTGAGCTGTTTGATTCTCGTCTATTCAACGTCTACAGACTTGACAGATGTAAGTCTGCAACAGAGCGTGGAGGTGGAATAATTATTGCTGTCCGTTCTTCATTTACTTGTAAAGAAGTTACTTTGCCTCAATCTAAtttggaacaaatttgtatttcaattaatttatatacaactcaaaatatttctttttactttataGTTAGTTATATTGCTCCAAGAAGTAATTTagatatttatgaaaaacatgttatgaatatagaatatattaataataactgCTCAGAATTTGATAATGTATGTGTTCTCGGCGATTTTAATCTATCAAATATAGAATGGAATTGGTCTGATTGTGATAAAATGTTAATAGCTAGTAATTTCATAAAagattatgaatttatttttattgattctcTTTATGCATTAAATCTTATTCAAATTAATGGAATTTATaattccttaaataaaatattagacTTGGTCTTTATATGTAATGATCTCTTAAGTTCTAGAGTTTCAAATGTTCCTTTTTCTCTCTTAAATAAATCTATACATCATGAAGAATTTCTAATTATCATTCAACAAGTTTTAACTTCAAGAaggcaaattttattgaattgaataattttctaattaagtttaattggtccaatgaatttttaaatttaaatctcgaaaaaaCGTATCTCCGCTTTTCTTCTATAATATTTGAaggtttttctaaatttataccTTGTGCTcgtaattcaaaatcaaatacacATCCAAAGCTTCCGTGGTACAATAATCAATTATCTAACCTAAGAAACGCTAAACGTAAAGCTTTTAACAAATACAAGCAATCAAAAAGTGAGTTAAATTATGCTTATTTTAGTTAAATACGTAAAGATTTTTTCACACTTAATAAGTTCCTTCACAAGAGTTACATCATGAATATAGAgagtaatattaaaaaagattgtAACTCATTCTGGTCGTTTGTCAACACGAAAAGGAAATCAAATGGATTTCCCAAAAATATGTCCTATAAGGATACCGAAGGGTCAAATATTGATTCTATTCTTGAATTATTTGCAAACTTCTTCCAATCGGTATACTCAACTCCTGATATTAtcaatcattcttgttttcCCAATATACCAAGTAAGGTTGATATTGGTGATTTAAAGCTAAGTAGTTCTGAAGTGCTATCAGGACTTAAAgcattaaaaccaaaatttgattctggagctgatggcatccCTGTTATATTTCTCAAACGTTGTGCTTCAGCACTTTGTATTCctcttgtttgtatttttaataagtccCTTTCCGAAGGAGTCTTTCTCAACACATGGAAAACTTCATATCTAGTTCCAATTcataaatctggatctaagAATATGatagaaaattatagaggtatcTCTAAGCTCTCAGCAatacctaaattgtttgaaagtattgtaaaaaacaaaattgaattcttaaCCAAGGAATCTATATCTGAATTCCAACATGGTTTTATATCTGGGCGATCCACTACAACCAATATGGTACTATTTTCAAGATATGTTATAAATTCCATTGAAGATAAGTATCAGGTAGATGCGATTTATACAGATTTTagcaaagcttttgattctGTGAATCATAACATTCTGGTGCAAAAACTGGAAATCTTTGGTTTCCATTCTAAGTTTTTAAGTTGGATTTCATCTTACCTAACGGGCAGGTCGCAAAAAGTTATCATTGATAGCTctctttcaaaatctatttcatgCACTTTTGGCGTCCCTCAGGGTAGTCATTTGGGTCCTCtgctctttaatatttttattaatgacattgCGTCAACTGTAAAATTCTCAAAGTGTCTTTTATATGCTGAcgacttgaaattatttttgaagatcaAATGTGTTGAAGATTGCCACCTCTTACAATCTGATATTAACCTAATTTCGAATTGGTGTACTGCTAACAGTTTAAatctaaacataaaaaaatgtaatgtgatCACATTCTTCAAATCTAAAACATCTattcatttcaattatttaatagaGGCTAATACACTTTCTCGAGTGGTTAAAATCAAAGACCTTGGCATAATTCtaagttcaaatttttcttttaaaagtcatattgactatattGTCAGCAGAGCCAATTCACTTGTTGGCTTTATTAAGCGcaattgtgttgattttagTGAACCCTTTTGCTTTATTGTCGCTTTATACATCTCTTGTCAGGTCTGTATTAGAATATGCTGATGTTATATGGAACCCAACTTTTAGCACTTATTCTGATCGAATTGAAAAAGTCCAAAggcgttttacaaaatttatattttataaaatgaattggaatttttcaCCAGATTACAGAGCAAGATGTATTTTGTTGGGTATTAAGTCTCTTGAATCAAGACGAAAAATTCATGATGTAATGCTTGTGAGGGATGTGTTATGCTACCATGTAAGATGCCCTCAACTTCTTTCGATAATACCTATCTACGCGCCGCTAAGATCCTTTAGATCAGTAGATTTACTTTATGAACAGTTTCACAGAATAAACTATGGTTTTAATGAGCCGGTCTCTAGAGCTatcattaatttcaataaagtttGCCATTATGTTGACTTAAGTAGTTCGAGAAATTGTTTTAAGGAAagtgttttgcttttatttattttttaatactgtaTATAGATatcgttaaaaaataacatcaattattgtcattattttaagaattctttAGTCGTAATCTGTTAGCTGTAAATTGCTTGtagatgtaaataaataatacttcactacacttttgctcgctaatggctgcccgtgaagatcaacgatgaccatcttgcgccaattcttacacgtatccctcgtggcccagggagtccggaacagaattgtctctgacttctggacatttattttcagtttccagtcgtcgcaatatcgctgaatcttgtcgaaatcacgctgcaagagaattctaataacctcaacctttcgggccgttctgtacgcaattagatcgtcggcgtacgcaattgcctttgtaagactacctatcagatcgcttgTGTAAattctgaagagaatcggcgaattcaccactctctgttgaagaccatttgtaattgagaatgttgtggtagaagttacattgccacttttgacaacaatctTTCTaccaatggcttgctaatgccaagtgTGCTCAGTTTAAGGTAAAGACTCTCTAAACATACGGTggcaaaggccttttccaaatcaaccagaacagcgcCTGTGAATTGTTGtgttgatttattccattggatatcagaaaagagcttagacgcagcatgaattgtgtcatgacacgccttgaacccgaactgtttatccggaattattttgctgtccgcagcccacttagtcagagccctattgatgatcttttcgaaaacattgctgatactcggaagaagacttatcgaccgaagatttgacgggttggattTGTCCtatccctttttcgggagaggatgaaccacagcggtcttccagacagtctaacgcactaaccataatgccacgggtacaCGGGATCTTATAGTGTGATTTTGAATTTCCCGAACtgcaaatgcgacaattttgtaAAGAATCGACTTCTGTATTTAAGTAAAGTCCGAGTAtactcttttattaaaatttctataaTGGTTACGACCTTATGTAAAAGTGTTAGAACCGTTTTtttattcctgtgtgcgagtaatgttgtcaggaatggaggggacctacagtttatatgccgaatccgaacggcaaatttgagaaagcactttttcatgacaagagttactcttggagaatttgtcaattcctcgcaagaggcagtacccgtgaaaagactttagatgacataggcaggaatcgaacccaagacctctggcatgacagtccaacgcactaaccatcatgccacgggtaccaccaaaaaaatttcaaatatacaaagtttaaaatgtttgaaatgtgTGTATAGTTCAAGAGTAGAGTGTAATAACCGATATAAGACTTAACTCTCAGCATTCAAATTTGTAAGCGTGAAAAATATGCAACTTTTGCGAAGAATTTGTGTACCGTATATAttgcttttttctcaaaactgaaTTTTCCATTTATGTATAAGTATACATTTTCCTTCCAATTccctataaaatcttttcacCCATGTGTAAGCaaatttttcacacaaaattaatttaatatctgTCATCATAGTTACAGAGATATCAAACAAAGTTGCCTATTACACGATGAATTTAGATGCACGTCACGTAACAATCCATTCGCAACTGCAAAcgcgaaaaataatttaaaatgacgTTTACCCATGTACGTgcagtaaataaaattttcattttacttattttcttcatgaatttatttatttgatgtaTCTTGTAACAGTAGACAAAACTTCTTTAAATCATTCTACTGATCGTGGTGATTTCGTTAGCATTCCGTACTCCACAGAACTTCACAATTATTTACAATacattgtgtttattttatttccagtCACcgtatattgttaaaaaatatattacttcTTTAATCCTTTGCATCGGTAAGTTCAGTCAAATCATCAAATTATAGTTGATATTGATAATAATTCCTTTGTTGCAggtacaaattcaaaatacgggaaaaaataaaccaaaatgaaaGACATCATTCACTTCCGCTTAGCTATAAGTACCGATAAACCAGcagttttagaatttttacGGGAGCACTATTTTCCCTATGAAACATTAACTTATTCTATTGAACCGAAAAAGCAGGATTCTGGTGCAGAGGAAGATATGACAAATTGTGTGGACGTAGCTGATCGATTCTGTTTACTAGCTCTCTATGAAAATCAGATTGTAGGAGCTCGGTCGTTATTAACCAAAGGACCAGACGCAGAACAGGTATTATTGAAAAAAGCATCCGAAATACCTTGGAGTCAGTACGCAAAAGTTTTGAAGATATTAGCAAAAGTTGAAAGAGATGCTAATGTTTTCAAGAAGttcaacaatttcaaattaGCGTTGCATGGAAATGGCTTGGCTGTTCATAAAGATTTCCGTGGAAATGGAATTGGTTTGAAATTGTATGAAAAATCAATGCAAATTGGTAAAGCTTTGGGGTATTCACTTTTTACATGTGATTGCACGAGCATTTATTCAGCACGATTATGTGAACTTATGGGCATGGAATGCACCAATGTTTGCAAAATGGAAGATTATCGGCTTCCGGGAAGCGATGAGCAGTTCATTTTTCCACCTGcacatcaaaaatatataaaaacatatgCAAAAGTTGttcaataataaagtttttgggattaaaatattaataatttatgcaaatgtttcattcaaaaaaacttaaatttccaAAAGTGTTACAAGTGTTTAAGGAGCTTGTTACGAGAATCAAATCAAGGAAAGCAATAATTATGCATCTTATTAGTTTCTCTAAGTTTTATTCTCACAAAAACCATTTATGTATTCatttgaaaatcacaaaattcaaaatggaattttgtaaacaaacacaAGTTCATCCAGAAACTCGGAACTTtgatttaacagaaaataaagtTAACGCTTCAATATCTTTTTACCGTCCTTACCGCCATCTATCAATTGGAAAGAACAaccattatatttaaataaacagatattttaacaaaattatcgtCTTTCTGTAAGTTGTGTctgcttaaaaaaatacaaaaggtttatgttatttaaattttgaaatgttttgaataaaaatataatgtttgtgaaaaaatttCTGCATCTATACAATTTGCCTACAAAGGCAAATGATTCAATTTACGTGATGATGATAAATTTCTATGTAAATGCTTTTAAGTATGACCGACTTCTTTATTTCCGGTTGAGAGTCTCGAATATTActcaatttattaacttcccataggaagttattgtaatgggtccgatttgtcaaattgaaaattttgacatttctcgacgtttcaaggtccctagagtcgaaataaaagatttttagaaagatgtctgtgcgtgcgtgtgtacgtacgtttgtacgtccgtacgtccgtacgtccgtacgttcgcgacgtttttttcgttgtccatagctcaagaaccagaagagatatgaacttcaaataaattttgttatacagataataaggcagaaagatgcagaaagggctctcaagaaaattgcgtgggtggcttTTTTACcctagcagtttgaaaaaaaggt
It encodes:
- the LOC129940270 gene encoding uncharacterized protein LOC129940270, which produces MKDIIHFRLAISTDKPAVLEFLREHYFPYETLTYSIEPKKQDSGAEEDMTNCVDVADRFCLLALYENQIVGARSLLTKGPDAEQVLLKKASEIPWSQYAKVLKILAKVERDANVFKKFNNFKLALHGNGLAVHKDFRGNGIGLKLYEKSMQIGKALGYSLFTCDCTSIYSARLCELMGMECTNVCKMEDYRLPGSDEQFIFPPAHQKYIKTYAKVVQ